The genomic region TAATTTGCCCGTAGTGTGCTAACGCCATCAGCCCATACTCCTCGTGTTAGTGTTGAAACATTAGCAAGATCCTCGGCTCTATTTTTGAGTCAACATAAAGCGTTGATTTATTGGCGCCTTTActatttttaaaaaaatagtaaaataacaTTAAGTAAAACTGATTAGAATTAACTTTTCCCCTTCTTTGTTGACTTTATGCTAACTTTTGCAATCTCAGCTAAATCTATGTGTTCGTTGAATTAAACTAGTCTTTTGTGGATTGATCATTGATATATAGATTAATTAACGAGTGATGGTATGCACGATTACTTGATCAAGGAGGTTGTGACTTCTAAgtcaaacaaaacataaattaCAAACGTTAACCACCTTCCTCATTGATACTATTGACTGCAAGCAACACCATCTTAATGAACTTATTCCCTATCATAATACTTTATGACCATCAATGATCATACATCTATAAGTTTAACAACACATTAATTATGTATTCTTAAACACATCATAGAAGTTTCAAcatgataataatttataaaactaaatgtAATAGAAATAACATTTTGATAATTCTTGTTAATCAAAGAACCTGGTTCAAGACATAAATTCCACATATTTCAGCAATTTAGAGTATGACCAACTCCACACCTCGAGGCAGTTTTGGTGTGAGCTGACTCTTGGCATGAGATCGAGCCTCTAGTTGTCTCTTCAAGAAGTCGTCCTCAGTGAAATTTAAATCTTCACCAGAAGCATGGCATACAGGATCTATCACGATTTTTTCCAGAGCAACAGCATTCTCTATCACGTACATCGCAAGTTCAAGGTCACTGATTCGACCATAATACCCCACAATTTCAAGAAGCTTGAGATGCGCATGTTGGTGAGCAGCTACACGCCTTACTTTTCTCCTCCTTTTAATCGGTGACAACCAATGTAGCTGCAAAAagataaacaatttttttttttttttttttttttttagaattctcTAATACAAGGCATTCAATTATGTTGAATCTTTTATTAGAGATAATTCAAGTACCGAAAACACTAAAGTCTCCAATCTCGGGCACGCCTGAGCTATTGAAGTCAACTCTAAAAGACTATCATCTTCTTCAGCTCCAATTGTCAGATACAATTTATTAAGATTTGGCATTTTTGGAATGGCATTAACATTCAAACCTTCCTGAAACAACATAAAAATCAGTAGCACAATATACTCGTTAAGATTACAACACATAAGGGAAAAAAAATACTAACCGGCGGGACATCTATGTCCAAGAACAGAACCTTAAGGCAGGACAAGCAATGCGCGATCTGGTGGAACACATTATCCTCCAACCCCACACTAAATCGACTAATATCGAGATCTTTTAGCTTTGGAAGATTAGTGAAATGTAATTTTATTTCTTGACCACTACACGTGAATGATACTAGGTCGAAATCAAATAACGAAAGGGACTCAATCTCTTCACAACCTATCAATGTGATATGTTTCAAGTTACACCCCGGTCCACCAACACGAATATGACTATACAAACACACATCATAAAAATACAAACTTTCAAGATGTGGTGAATTTTTTAGAATTTCATTTAAGGTTGGTTCATTCACGTTGACATACGACAAGTCAAGCTTTTTTAGGGACAACACCTCGATGCCATTATCATTCAAGGAAGGCCACTTGAAATATAGCAGCTTGTTTCCATCAGATAAAGGTAATGGGAAATTGTAGTTTTCGGCTGGATCGCGGTCATTGTGTGAACTTGGCATGAAATTTAGTTCAAGATTCTCAACTTTCTTGTTTAGCGCAAATTGGATCCATCTATTAATTTCTTGGAAATTGTTTCCATCTAAATCAAAACAAATCCGGAAATCTTGAACAATTGGGTACTTATGATGCCAAATAATATTGTTCACCTGAGAAATAAACTTAACCCGCTTTGAAAACAACTTATTCTTATTTTTGGCCACCTTTCTTAACACTCGACTTCCATCAAAGTCCAACTTGTTTCTACTACACCATAAGAACCTCCATCTAGTTGAGAGACTGTGGGTGACCAACGCATCCTTTAAAGATAAAAGACACAATATCGTACAAAGAACTTCATCTGGCATTTGGCTTATAAAATCAATCGGATTTGGTCTTCCTTGATCCCCCTTCATAAGTGCAAACTATCATAAGACTTTACAATTAAAAATCTTAATATACACTTTGATGATTATGAATTGTAATACCACTAATATAGTCACTCCATCCACAATCTATTGTCATGTCTTGACTTTGGAGGCCTTTTTCATCTAACTATGACTTTAAATATTTTcgtttgtattatatattattcggTGAAATTTAAATCAATAGATTGGTTTTGAATATATTTTTAACAATATAAGTATAACGTTCATCAAAGTATTATGTAACACATAAGATATAATTTAAAGTGTGAGTTGGGAAGAAAAGACCTTTGATGTCATAAATTTGGGaccaagaggttgagggttcaagtaCTATGGACATATTTTGTGAATTATTATGGGGGTGTGAGTTTGGCCTTTCAAAGAAAAAAATCAGTAAAACCCTAGAATGTCAATCATCATAAACAATTTGACAATTAAATTGTATTACATTAATTAAGAGCTTATATTAACATATGAAACCGGCCACCAATACAGAAACTGAAAATTCAATCGCTAAAATCAGTTTAAAAGTAAAACAATAAAATACCGAAAAATCACCTTATTGTTCAGTGGAGATTGAATTATTTTGTGTTTCATTGTGACCGTTTGTCCAGCCTTCTCCTTGATGAATGAAGAAAATGAAGATGAATTCTGTAACTGAAAATTGGCGGAAGGTTTATATTTATCAAGTTAAGGAAAATTTTAAAATGGTATGAACTACGATTTTCAATTGGGCCTTGAACGGGCCCTGATTTTGTGGCTTGATATTAGGAATTTAGGATATttataataagtttttttttttttttttttttttaaacgtgacACATTAAGATTTATTTAATGAATTTCGAAATTTCCTATAAATTTTCAAGTGAGGAAGTTATTAACTAGTTGGTGGGAAAGTTTGTTGCAATCTACAAATATATAATGGATGTCACTTTTTTTTTGACATCAAGTTTGGGATCATCTAGGAAAACTAAATCACACATGCATTCATCTCTCGTAGTTGTATAACACGCCTTCAAATACTGCCTTGAAGGAAACTCGAACCAATCTTAGAACATGACCGGTTAAAACCCCCCTCCCGCTGCCCCCACACTAAGTGAAAGACGAcctgggtggatacttcaggtGAGGGATAACATTGAGTACAATGTTGCAGCCTAGCTGACATAATTAATAAATCGTATAGCCCAACATGTTCAACATATAAGTTCAAGAGTCCAACCTTTTCTAAAACCaaatggtgatagagggacttccccttagacttatatgcatacatttgttttgtctcattaccgatgtgggataacttttCAACACGCCCCCTCATATCgaggcgtggaacggttgtagagatggTGGCACGATAGCGGCCTGACTCAATCTCTTTGTAGCGACGACGGCACACACATGGGGGCCTGACTTGTACTCGCTGTGTAACACCGCTTACctgagctctgataccatgacataattaataaatcgTAGAGCCCAACAACATGTTCAACATATAAgttcaagagtccatccttttctaaaaccaattggtgatagagggacttccccttagacttatatgcatacatttgttttgtctcatggccgatgtgggataacttcccaacactaGCGGAGTCGAACTCCCGAACTCTCGCTAAGAGAGTCTGACCACTACCAGTTGAACtacaactcaatgtttataatggaTATCATTACTTTTTTTTAATAGTCTTTAAGGCTATCTTCAGAGAATTTCAAATGGTTATATCAGCATCTATATATTCATATAAACCTTTAAATGATAATGTCATCATTTCactaattatcttttaatttttataataatgatgtcattattattttatatattaattttacttaattaaaaattaaaaaaatacaaaataaatgcaaataataataccGACAATATATGCATGCCGATTTTGAAGGCAATAaggttatattattttaaattatatatacaaaataaaaacaaatgCAAACCGATAATACCATTTTACTGATTTACATTatcaaattaattataattaaaaaaagaTACAAATCAAAACAAATAAATAACCAGAATATATAAATACCCCCATGACGATATGTACAAATTTtgtaacaaattgtacaatcttttacgaAATAACCCATGAACATATGTACAAACTTTCAAACATATTGTACAACTTtcttataataattgtattttaagtaaactttattattattattattatttattattattattattattatataattataattataattataaagtttgcttaaaattgactatttatatttttataataattattagtaataacaaatgcctcttaaaaatttttaaaaaattaaaatacaattattatatgaaagttttacaatatgcttcaaagtttgtacatgtgtttatGGGatgattttaaaaattatataaaaatttttaaagttAGTACATATAGTTATGGGAGTCTaataaaacgaagaaaaaaaattaGTGAATAAAGATGGTACTTATTTAACATTAAAAGAGGGATCAGAAATACCTGTTTCAACTTCGcggaaattgaaatgtcccgttcttattgattaaaaacgttccatattaattgatttcgttgcgaggttttgacctctatatgagacgtttttcaaagactgcattcatttttaaaacaaaccataacctttatttcatagataaaggttttaaaaagctttacgtagattatcaaataatgataatctaaaatatcctgtttacacacgaccattacataatggtttacaatacaaatatgttacaacaaaataagtttcttgaatgcagtttttacacaatatcatacaagcatggactccaaatctcgtccttatttaagtatgcgacagcggaagctcttaataatcacctgagaataaacatgcttaaaacgtcaacaaaaaatgttggtgagttataggtttaacctatatatatcaaatcataataatagaccacaagatttcatatttcaatacacatcccatacatagagataaaaatcattcatatggtgaacacctggtaaccgacattaacaagatgcatatataagaatatccccatcattccgggacacccttcggatatgatataaatttcgaagtactaaagcatccggtactttggatggggcttgttgggcccaatagatctatctttaggattcgcgtcaattagggtgtctgttccctaattcttagattaccagacttaataaaaaggggcatattcgatttcgataattcaaccatagaatgtagtttcacgtacttgtgtctattttgtaaatcatttataaaacctgcatgtattctcatcccaaaaatattagattttaaaagtgggactataactcactttcacagatttttacttcgtcgggaagtaagacttggctactagttgattcacgaacctataacaatatatacatatatatcaaagtatgtttaaaatatatttgcaacacttttaatatattttgatgttttaagtttattaagtcagctgtcctggttagtaacctacaactagttgtccacagttagatgtacagaaataaatcgataaatattatcttgaatcaatccacgacccagtgtatacgtatctcagtattgatcacaactcaaactatatatattttagaatcaacctcaaccctgtatagctaactccaacattcacatatagagtgtctatggttgtttcgaaatatatatagatgtgtcgacatgataggtcgaaacattgtatacgtgtctatggtatctcaagattacataatatacaatacaagttgattaagttatggttggaatagatttgttaccaattttcacgtagctaaaatgagaaaaattatccaatcttgttttacccataacttcttcattttaaatccattttgagtgaatcaaattgctatggtttcatattgaactatattttatgaatataaacagtaaaagtataggtttatagtcagaaaaataagttacaagtcttttttgtaaaggtagtcatttcagtcgaaagaacgacgtctagatgaccattttagaaaacatacttccactttgagtttaaccataatttttggatataatttcatgttcataataaaaatcattttctcagaataacaacttttaaatcaaattttatcatagtttttaattaactaacccaaaacagcccgcggtgttactatgacggcgtaaatccggttttacggtgtttttcgtgtttccaggttttaaatcattaagttagcatatcatatagatatagaacatgtgtttagttgattttaaaagtcaagttagaaggattaacttttgtttgcgaacaagtttagaattaactaaactatgttctagtgattacaagtttaaaccttcgaataagatagctttatatgtatgaatcgaatgatgttatgaacatcattactaccttaagttccttggataaacctactggaaaagataaaaatagatctagcttcaacggatccttggatggctcgaagttcttgaagcagaatcatgacacgaaaacaagttcaagtaagatcatcacttgaaataagattgttatagttatagaaattgaaccaaagtttaaatatgattattaccttgtattagaatgataacctactgtaagaaacaaagatttcttgaggttggatgatcaccttacaagattggaagtgagctagcaaacttgaaagtattcttgattttatgtaactagaacttgtagaatatatgaagaacacttagaacttgaagatagaacttgagagagatcaattagatgaagagaattaaagaatgaaagtgtttgtaggtatttttggtcgttggtgtacggattagatataaaggatatgtaattttgttttcatgtaaataagtcatgaatgattactcatatttttgtaattttatgagatatttcatgctagtttccaaatgatggttcccacatgtgttaggtgactcacatgggctgctaagagctgatcattggagtgtatataccaatagtacatacatctaaaagctgtgtattgtacgagtacgaatacgggtgcatacgagtagaattgttgatgaaactgaacgaggatgtaattgtaagcatttttgttaagtagaagtattttgataagtgtattgaagtctttcaaaagtgtataaatacatattaaaacactacatgtatatacattttaactgaatcgttaagtcatcgttagtcgttacatgtaagtgttgttttgaaacctttaggttaacgatcttgttaaatgttgttaacccaatgtttataatatcaaatgagattttaaattattatattatcatgatattatcatgtatgaatatctcttaatatgatatatatacattaaatatctttacaacgataatcgttacatatatgtctcgtttaaaaatctttaagttagtagtcttgtttttacatatgtagttcattgttaatatacttaatgatatgtttacttatcatagtatcatgttaactatatatatatccatatatatgtcatcatatagtttttacaagttttaacgttcgtgaatcaccggtcaacttgggtggtcaattgtctatatgaaacatatttcaattaatcaagtcttaacaagtttgatttcttaacatattggaaacatttaatcatgtaaatatcaatctcaattaatatatataaacatggaaaagttcgggtcactacagtacctacccgttaaataaatttcgtcccgaaattttaagctgttgaaggtgttgacgaatcttctggaaatagatgcgggtatttcttcttcatctgatcttcacgctcccaggtgaactcgggtcctctacaagcattccatcgaaccttaacaattggtatcttgttttgcttaagtcttttaacctcacgatccattattttgacgggttcttcgatgaattgaagtttttcgttgatttagatttcatctaacggaatagtgagatcttctttagcaaaacatttcttcaaattcgagacgtggaaagtgttatgtacagccgcgagttgttgaggtaactcaagtcgttaagctactggtccgacacgatcaataatcttgaatggtccaatataccttggatttaatttccctcgtttaccaaatcgaacaacgcctttccaagatgcaactttaagcatgaccatctctccaatttcaaattctatatcttttcttttaatgtcagcgtagctcttttgtcgactttgggcggttttcaaccgttgttgaatttggatgatcttctcggtagtttcttgtataatctccggacccgtaatcttcctatcccccacttcactccaacaaatcggagacctgcactttctaccataaagtgcttcaaacggcgccatctcaatgcttggatggtagctgttgttgtaggaaaattctgctaacggtagatgtcgatcccaactgtttccgaaatcaataacacatgctcgtagcatgtcttcaagcgtttgtatcgtcctttcactctgcccatcagtttgtggatgataggcagtactcatgtctagacgagttcctaatgcttgctgtaatgtctgccagaatcttgaaataaatctgccatccctatcagagataatagagattggtattccatgtctggagacgacttccttcaaatacagtcgtgctaacttatccatcttgtcatcttctcttattgacaggaagtgtgctgatttggtgagacgatcaactattacccaaatagtatcaaaaccacttgcagtccttggcaatttagtgatgaaatccatggtaatgttttcccatttccattccgggatttcgggttgttgaagtagacctgatggtttctgatgctcagctttgaccttagaacacgtcaaacattctcctacgtatttagcaacatcggctttcatacccggccaccaaaaatgtttcttgagatccttgtacatgttccccgttccaggatgtattgagtatctggttttatgagcttctctaagtaccatatctctcacatctccaaattttggtacccaaatcctttcagccctataccgggttccgtcttcccaaatattaagatgcttctccgatcctttgggtatttcatcctttaaatttccctcttttaaactccttgttgcgcctcctttatttgagtagtaaggttagtgtgaatcattatattcatagattttactcgaatgggttctctgtcctttctgatcaaggcgtcggctaccacatttgccttccccgggtggtaacgaatctcaaagtcgtaatcattcaataattcaatccacctacgctgcctcatattcagttgtttctgattaaatatgtgttgaagacttttgtggtcggtatatataatacttttcaccccatattagtagtgcctccaagtctttaatgcaaaaacaaccgcgcctaattccaaatcatgcgtcgtataattttgttcgtgaatcttcaattgtctagacgcataagcaatcaccttcgttcgttgcattaacacacaaccgagaccttgctttgatgcatcataataaatcacaaaatcatcattcccttcaggcaatgacaatataggtgccgtagttagctttttcttcaataactgaaacgctttctcttgttcatcattccattcaaatttcatccctttatgcgttaatgcagtcaagggttttgctattctggaatagtcttggatgaaccttctgtagtaaccagctagtcctaaaaactggcgtatgttttcgaagttttcggggtttcccacttttcaacagtttctatctttgccggatccaccttaataccttctttgttcactatgtgaccgaggaattgaacttcttccaaccaaaatgcacactttgaaaacttagcgtacaattcttccttcctcaatacttctaacacctttctcaaatgttcaccgtgttcttggtcattctttgagtaaataagtatgtcatcaatgaaaacaatgacaaacttgtcaaggtatggtccacacactcggttcataaggtccatgaacacagctggtgaattagttaaaccaaacggcatgaccataaactcgtaatgaccgtaacgtgttctgaaagtagtctttggaatatcatcttctttcacccgcatttgatgatacccggaacgtaagtcaatttttgaataaacatacgagccttttagttgatcaaataagtcgtcgattctcggtagtgggtagcggttcttgatggtaagtttgttcaactctcggtagtcaatacacaacctgaatgtaccatctttcttcttgacaaacaaaataggagctccccacggtgatgtgcttggtcgaatgaaaccacgctctaaaagttcttgtaattggctttgcagttctttcatctcgcttggtgcgagtctgtaaggatcacgagctattggtgcagctcctggtacaagatctatttgaaattcaacggatcgatgtgggggtaatcccggtaattctttcggaaatacatcgggaaattcttttgcaatgggaacatcattgatgctcttttattcagtttgtactttctcgacgtgtgctagaacagcatagcaaccttttcttattagtttttgtgccttcaaattactaataagatgtagcttcgtgttgcccttttctccgtacaccattaagggttttcctttttctcgtataatgcgaattgcatttttgtaacaaacgatctctgctttcacttctttcaaccagtccataccgattatcacatcaaaactccctaactctactggtatcaaatcaatcttaaatgtttcgctaactagtttaatttctcgattccgacatatattatctgctgaaattaatttaccatttgctaattcgagtaaaaatttactatccaaaggcgtcaatggacaacttaatttagcacaaaaatctctactcatatagcttctatccgcacccgaatcaaataaaacgtaagcagatttattgtcaataagaaacgtacccgtaacaagctctgggtcttcctgtgcctctgccgcattaatattgaaaaatcttccgcggccttgtccattcgtgttctcctggttcgggaaatttctaataatgtggcccggttttccacatttataacaaactacattggcataacttgctccgacactacttgctctaccattactcgttccaacaccatttgttcctttcgttctattaacccctggtccgtagacctcacactttgccgcgctatgaccatttcttttacacttgttgcaaaatttggtgcagaaccccgagtgatacttttcacacctttggcatagctgcttctgattgttg from Rutidosis leptorrhynchoides isolate AG116_Rl617_1_P2 chromosome 9, CSIRO_AGI_Rlap_v1, whole genome shotgun sequence harbors:
- the LOC139868941 gene encoding F-box/FBD/LRR-repeat protein At5g22700-like produces the protein MKGDQGRPNPIDFISQMPDEVLCTILCLLSLKDALVTHSLSTRWRFLWCSRNKLDFDGSRVLRKVAKNKNKLFSKRVKFISQVNNIIWHHKYPIVQDFRICFDLDGNNFQEINRWIQFALNKKVENLELNFMPSSHNDRDPAENYNFPLPLSDGNKLLYFKWPSLNDNGIEVLSLKKLDLSYVNVNEPTLNEILKNSPHLESLYFYDVCLYSHIRVGGPGCNLKHITLIGCEEIESLSLFDFDLVSFTCSGQEIKLHFTNLPKLKDLDISRFSVGLEDNVFHQIAHCLSCLKVLFLDIDVPPEGLNVNAIPKMPNLNKLYLTIGAEEDDSLLELTSIAQACPRLETLVFSLHWLSPIKRRRKVRRVAAHQHAHLKLLEIVGYYGRISDLELAMYVIENAVALEKIVIDPVCHASGEDLNFTEDDFLKRQLEARSHAKSQLTPKLPRGVELVIL